The nucleotide sequence ACCCGTTGCCTTACCACTTGGCCACGCCCCATTTCCATTTAGAATCTAAACTAAGAAAGAATAAAATTGGTATTGGTTGTTTGTCAACTCCAGTCCAAATATATATATTATATCTATAGAATAAACGGGTAGTAGGATGTTGATACATATAGATATAGAATTCAACTCAATTTATTGATCATTACATAGAATTCAAGTAAGATATTGTATGAAAGTATGATTTCTTCTATTCTCCTTTAAGTTGAGAATTGGAGGATTTTGTAATTGGGTGGCTTCAAAAAGAAGAAGGATTTTTTGTCTACCGTAACTGACTTTCTTCCTTTTTCCTTATATCAAAAACCCAACCAAAATGTAATTATCTCCAAGAACACAAAAATGTCTGTTATGCTTAATATCATTAGTTTAATCTGTATTTGTATTAATTCTTCCCTTTCTTCGAGTAGTTTTTTCTTCGGAAAATTGCCCGAAGCCTATGCTTTTTTGAATCCAATCGTAGATGTTATG is from Chirita eburnea voucher CEBURN20170516 chloroplast, complete genome and encodes:
- the psbK gene encoding photosystem II protein K — protein: MLNIISLICICINSSLSSSSFFFGKLPEAYAFLNPIVDVMPVIPLFFFLLAFVWQAAVSFR